In Phosphitispora fastidiosa, a single window of DNA contains:
- the hslV gene encoding ATP-dependent protease subunit HslV has protein sequence MFQGTTIVAVKLNGKVAVAGDGQVTFGGNMILKQKAKKVRRLHNNKIVAGFAGSVADAFTLFEKFEKKLEEFRGNLPRAAVELAKEWRMDKFLRKLEALLIVADEEHLLIISGNGEVIEPDDNVTAIGSGGAYALAAARALVNHTQLSASDIAREALEIAASICIYTNSNITIEEL, from the coding sequence ATGTTTCAAGGTACTACCATTGTCGCTGTCAAGTTGAATGGGAAAGTAGCTGTAGCCGGTGACGGGCAGGTTACTTTTGGCGGGAATATGATTTTAAAGCAAAAGGCCAAAAAAGTTCGCCGTTTGCATAATAATAAGATTGTCGCCGGCTTTGCCGGTTCAGTGGCTGATGCCTTTACCCTGTTTGAAAAGTTTGAGAAAAAGCTGGAAGAGTTCCGGGGCAACCTCCCCAGAGCGGCAGTGGAGCTTGCCAAGGAATGGCGTATGGATAAGTTCCTGCGAAAGCTTGAAGCCCTGCTGATAGTTGCTGATGAGGAACACCTGTTGATTATATCGGGTAACGGTGAGGTTATCGAACCTGATGATAATGTAACAGCAATAGGTTCCGGCGGGGCATATGCTCTCGCCGCGGCCAGGGCTTTGGTCAACCACACACAGTTGAGCGCTTCTGATATAGCCAGGGAGGCCCTGGAAATCGCTGCCTCAATCTGCATATATACGAATTCCAATATAACAATTGAGGAACTGTAG
- the trhA gene encoding PAQR family membrane homeostasis protein TrhA yields the protein MVNTGEYSLAEERINALTHGIGTALAVTGLVLLIVFAVMYGDIWHIVSFSIYGSTLVLMYLISTLYHALRNRKAKDILKVLDHSAIYLLIAGTYTPFTLITLHGRLGWILFGVVWGLAIAGIVFKIFFVKRFRILSTALYLAMGWLVVSVVKPLVAGIPGPGLAWLVAGGVLYSSGTFFYIRKKKAFNHAVWHLFVMAGSVCHFLAVLLYVLPLKS from the coding sequence ATGGTAAATACTGGGGAGTATTCTCTTGCAGAAGAGAGAATCAATGCCCTGACTCATGGCATAGGTACCGCTCTTGCTGTGACAGGCCTTGTTTTACTTATCGTATTTGCAGTTATGTATGGTGACATCTGGCATATTGTTAGTTTTAGCATCTATGGCTCGACACTTGTTTTAATGTACCTAATATCAACCCTGTACCATGCACTAAGGAACAGGAAGGCCAAAGATATCCTGAAGGTTTTGGACCATTCGGCGATATATTTACTAATAGCGGGTACATATACTCCATTTACCCTCATCACACTCCACGGCCGATTAGGCTGGATTTTATTTGGGGTGGTCTGGGGGCTGGCGATTGCCGGAATTGTATTCAAAATATTTTTTGTAAAAAGATTTCGCATCCTGTCAACAGCTTTGTACCTAGCAATGGGTTGGCTAGTGGTTTCAGTAGTCAAGCCTCTGGTTGCAGGTATCCCCGGCCCGGGTCTTGCCTGGCTGGTTGCCGGTGGCGTACTGTATAGTTCGGGAACGTTTTTTTACATCAGGAAAAAGAAGGCCTTTAATCATGCTGTCTGGCATTTGTTTGTCATGGCGGGCAGTGTGTGCCATTTTCTGGCAGTGCTTTTATATGTACTGCCTTTAAAATCCTAA
- the xerC gene encoding tyrosine recombinase XerC: MYTFIDSFIVYLKVEKNASPRTQESYQRDIWQFVDFLADEFKVSGEQVTPQQVDHLSVRKYLAELQKKGLYRSTIARKLAALRSFYRFLSREEVVSGNPMLRVSTPKLEKRLPEFLYEDEIRSLMEAPDTQKASGLRDRAILEVLYSSGLRVSELVGMDIGDSDLELEYVRVMGKGAKERIVPMGSYAIKALNGYLADGRPQLTGKQSTGALFLNKSGGRLTARSVRNIVDKYVKQVSIQRRISPHTLRHSFATHLLDGGADLRAVQELLGHVKMSTTQIYTHVTKQKLRSVYEKSHPRA; this comes from the coding sequence ATGTATACATTTATTGATAGCTTCATAGTTTATTTAAAAGTAGAGAAAAATGCCTCGCCAAGGACTCAGGAAAGTTACCAGAGAGACATCTGGCAGTTTGTGGATTTCCTGGCTGATGAATTTAAAGTGTCCGGTGAACAGGTGACACCCCAACAGGTTGACCACCTGTCAGTCCGGAAATACCTGGCTGAACTGCAGAAAAAGGGGCTGTACAGGTCTACGATTGCCAGGAAACTGGCAGCCTTAAGGTCATTTTACCGCTTTCTCTCCCGGGAGGAGGTTGTGTCCGGCAACCCTATGTTGAGGGTTTCAACTCCGAAGCTTGAAAAAAGGCTTCCCGAATTCCTGTATGAGGATGAAATCAGGAGCCTTATGGAAGCTCCTGATACCCAGAAGGCATCGGGGCTAAGGGACCGGGCTATTCTTGAGGTACTGTATTCCAGCGGCTTGCGGGTCAGCGAGCTTGTGGGGATGGATATCGGTGACTCTGATTTGGAGCTTGAGTATGTGAGGGTTATGGGTAAGGGTGCCAAGGAAAGGATTGTTCCCATGGGGTCTTATGCTATCAAGGCCCTGAATGGGTATCTGGCGGACGGAAGGCCTCAGCTTACCGGCAAACAGAGTACCGGAGCGCTTTTTTTAAACAAGAGCGGGGGCCGGCTGACGGCAAGAAGTGTCCGCAACATTGTAGATAAATATGTGAAACAGGTAAGTATCCAGCGGCGCATCAGCCCGCACACGTTAAGGCATTCGTTTGCCACCCACCTGTTGGACGGAGGAGCTGATCTCAGGGCTGTTCAGGAACTGCTGGGGCATGTTAAAATGTCCACAACTCAGATATATACACATGTGACCAAGCAAAAGCTGAGGTCTGTTTATGAAAAAAGCCATCCCCGGGCTTAA
- the trmFO gene encoding FADH(2)-oxidizing methylenetetrahydrofolate--tRNA-(uracil(54)-C(5))-methyltransferase TrmFO, with protein MKPVTVIGAGLAGSEAAWQLASRGIPVSLFEMRPVRKSPAHHTDMFAELVCSNSLRGSSLENAVGLLKEEMRRLNSLIIMCADKSSVPAGGALAVDRSEFAGLVTDMVSGHPNVEVIRQEAAQIDTANPVIIATGPLTSDAMSDTIRKITGYEYLYFYDAAAPIVTLESLDHSRVFRASRYDKGEAAYLNCPMNREEYERFYQELVDAECTPLREFEKEIFFEGCMPVEELASRGYQTLLFGPLKPVGLTDPRTGDRPYAVVQLRQDNSEGTLYNIVGFQTHLKWGEQNRVFRMIPGLENAEFVRYGVMHRNTFINSPEILRPTLQIKNDENIFFAGQITGVEGYVESAAMGLVAGINAARMSAGGIPVIFPEETAHGALCKYITTPAAKKFQPMNINFGILPQLDEKIRDKRLRYGKISERALNRLEEFKPGLAVIKV; from the coding sequence ATGAAACCAGTAACTGTAATTGGTGCCGGGCTGGCCGGTTCGGAGGCGGCCTGGCAGCTTGCCTCCAGAGGTATCCCGGTGAGCCTTTTTGAAATGAGGCCGGTGAGAAAATCTCCGGCTCATCATACCGACATGTTTGCCGAGCTTGTGTGCAGCAATTCCCTTAGGGGGAGTTCGCTGGAAAATGCCGTGGGATTATTAAAAGAAGAAATGCGCCGTCTTAATTCGTTAATCATAATGTGTGCCGATAAATCATCAGTTCCGGCAGGAGGCGCTTTGGCAGTTGACCGGTCGGAATTTGCCGGGCTGGTCACCGATATGGTATCAGGACATCCAAACGTGGAGGTTATCAGGCAGGAGGCTGCCCAAATTGATACAGCCAATCCGGTGATAATTGCCACCGGGCCTTTGACCTCTGATGCCATGTCTGATACTATCAGGAAAATTACGGGGTATGAATATCTTTACTTCTATGATGCGGCAGCTCCGATAGTTACTCTGGAATCCCTGGACCACTCCAGGGTTTTTCGGGCTTCCAGGTATGATAAGGGTGAAGCCGCCTATCTCAATTGCCCTATGAACAGGGAAGAGTACGAAAGGTTTTATCAGGAACTGGTGGACGCTGAGTGTACTCCCTTAAGAGAGTTTGAAAAAGAGATATTTTTTGAGGGCTGTATGCCTGTAGAGGAATTAGCCTCCAGAGGATACCAGACTTTGCTGTTCGGGCCGTTAAAGCCGGTGGGACTAACAGACCCGCGTACCGGCGACAGACCTTATGCAGTGGTCCAGCTTAGACAGGACAACAGTGAAGGCACTTTATATAACATCGTAGGTTTTCAGACACATCTCAAGTGGGGTGAACAGAACCGCGTTTTCAGAATGATCCCGGGACTCGAAAATGCTGAGTTTGTACGTTATGGTGTCATGCACCGCAATACTTTTATCAATTCCCCCGAAATTCTGAGGCCTACTCTTCAGATTAAGAACGATGAAAATATTTTTTTTGCCGGACAGATTACCGGGGTTGAAGGATATGTGGAATCGGCGGCAATGGGGCTGGTTGCCGGGATTAACGCAGCCCGGATGAGCGCGGGTGGGATACCGGTCATTTTTCCGGAGGAAACGGCACATGGGGCATTATGCAAATATATTACCACACCGGCGGCCAAAAAGTTTCAACCCATGAATATTAATTTCGGAATTTTACCGCAGCTTGATGAAAAAATTCGGGATAAGCGGCTTAGATATGGTAAAATATCAGAAAGGGCGCTCAACAGGCTTGAGGAATTTAAGCCGGGTTTAGCGGTAATAAAAGTATAA
- the flgB gene encoding flagellar basal body rod protein FlgB produces the protein MIENLLITKTMKMLEKGLDASALRNRVIADNLANVDTPGYKRSDVLFEEELRKAIGRETGLAGKLTHDRHIPIGRKSEFNVTPEVVRSEDASMRNDGNNVDIDREMAALAKNTIIYSVLAQELNGEFQKIKMAINGR, from the coding sequence TTGATCGAAAATCTGTTAATTACCAAGACGATGAAAATGCTTGAAAAGGGTCTTGACGCATCTGCCCTGAGGAACAGGGTGATCGCGGACAACCTTGCCAATGTGGATACCCCGGGATATAAAAGGTCAGATGTGCTATTTGAGGAAGAGCTGCGGAAGGCTATAGGACGGGAGACTGGACTGGCCGGGAAGCTCACCCATGACAGGCACATTCCGATTGGCAGAAAATCAGAATTTAATGTAACGCCGGAGGTTGTCAGAAGTGAAGATGCGTCTATGAGAAATGACGGTAATAATGTGGATATTGACAGGGAAATGGCGGCATTGGCAAAAAATACAATTATATACAGCGTATTGGCCCAGGAATTAAACGGTGAATTCCAGAAAATTAAGATGGCTATTAATGGAAGATAA
- the dprA gene encoding DNA-processing protein DprA, translating to MDSKAYYVLLSMVEGLGPRRLAALIEFMGSAEKVWYGSEAALRSIPGIPAKVISSLLDRRRELKPEAETQKLADSGIGVISIEEPEYPLLLKNIFDPPKILYFKGKKSILNKEMFAIVGARKATHYGLTAARAIAGELSHAGLGIVSGMARGIDTAAHRGALDSGGITIAVLGCGVDVVYPRENRNIMEEIIQKGAVISEFPPGTSPVAGNFPQRNRLISGLSCGVLVIEAAEKSGSLITVDFALEQGREVFAVPGQVTNRMNRGCHRLIRQGACLVENAGDILEELGLAVPDQGVLPGRELCGVSGNIYLTDEEKRVYNIISDDPISSETIICSTGIRPSEVMSMLLVMELKGLVRQLPGQRYVRSILV from the coding sequence GTGGATTCCAAGGCTTATTATGTTTTGCTGAGCATGGTGGAAGGTTTGGGGCCGCGCCGGCTTGCTGCTTTGATTGAGTTCATGGGTTCAGCGGAAAAGGTTTGGTATGGAAGTGAAGCAGCTTTAAGGTCTATACCGGGAATTCCGGCAAAGGTTATTTCGAGTCTTCTGGACAGGCGCAGGGAATTAAAACCGGAAGCAGAAACACAAAAACTTGCGGACTCCGGAATCGGGGTTATTTCTATCGAGGAACCCGAATATCCGCTATTGTTAAAAAACATTTTTGACCCTCCAAAGATTTTATATTTCAAGGGGAAGAAGAGTATCCTGAATAAAGAGATGTTTGCTATAGTGGGAGCCAGGAAGGCGACCCATTATGGATTAACGGCAGCCCGGGCGATAGCGGGTGAATTGTCACACGCCGGTCTGGGCATTGTATCCGGTATGGCCAGGGGAATTGATACGGCAGCCCATAGGGGGGCCCTGGATTCAGGTGGAATCACTATTGCTGTTTTGGGATGTGGGGTCGATGTGGTATACCCCAGGGAGAACCGAAATATAATGGAAGAGATAATTCAAAAAGGAGCGGTGATTAGTGAATTTCCTCCGGGAACCTCACCTGTGGCCGGCAACTTTCCGCAGCGCAACAGACTCATCAGTGGATTATCCTGTGGTGTATTGGTTATCGAAGCTGCCGAGAAAAGCGGTTCCCTGATTACGGTGGATTTTGCCCTGGAACAGGGGCGTGAGGTATTTGCCGTCCCGGGGCAGGTGACTAACAGGATGAACCGGGGCTGCCACCGGCTTATCCGACAGGGTGCCTGCCTGGTGGAAAACGCAGGAGATATTCTTGAGGAACTGGGATTGGCTGTTCCTGATCAAGGGGTACTTCCCGGGCGGGAGCTGTGTGGTGTCTCAGGTAATATTTATTTGACCGATGAAGAAAAAAGGGTATATAATATTATTTCAGATGACCCGATAAGCAGTGAAACAATCATATGCAGCACCGGGATCAGGCCTTCTGAGGTTATGTCTATGCTTCTGGTTATGGAATTAAAAGGCCTCGTCAGGCAGCTTCCCGGACAGAGATATGTCCGGAGTATCCTTGTTTAA
- the hslU gene encoding ATP-dependent protease ATPase subunit HslU, which yields MQDLTPRKIVTELDKYIVGQNKAKKSVAVALRNRYRRRMLSAGLRDEVVPKNIIMIGPTGVGKTEIARRLAKLVNAPFVKVEATKFTEVGYVGRDVESIIRDLVETAIRVVKNEKISAVEEKAGELAEQRIIELLAPLPEKDGGAKNPFEVFFGGGQQDQTTDDEHSQHIKRLQFERDTLKEKLAAGKLENEYLEIEVEDTGTPMVEVFTGAGVEEMGINIQDMLGGIFPKKKKHRKLTVGEARKILVQQEAQKLIDMDEVVSIAVDRAEQSGIIFLDEIDKIAGQESGSGPDVSRGGVQRDILPIVEGSTVMTKYGPVKTDYILFIAAGAFHVSKPSDLIPELQGRFPIRVELESLTEADFKQILTEPQNALIKQYTALLETEGVSLKFTENSLDEIAKIAYTVNEQTENIGARRLHTILEKLLEDIAFDAPDIEVKDISVDCEYVRNKLQDVVQNQDLSRYIL from the coding sequence ATGCAAGACTTAACTCCAAGAAAAATCGTTACCGAACTGGATAAATATATTGTGGGGCAGAATAAGGCCAAAAAGTCTGTTGCCGTAGCCTTGCGCAATCGTTACCGGAGGAGGATGCTCTCAGCCGGTCTCCGGGATGAGGTTGTACCAAAGAATATTATTATGATTGGCCCTACCGGTGTTGGCAAAACAGAGATCGCCCGGCGCTTGGCGAAGCTTGTCAATGCTCCTTTTGTCAAGGTTGAGGCCACCAAATTTACTGAGGTCGGGTATGTAGGCAGAGATGTGGAGTCAATAATCAGGGATTTGGTGGAGACGGCCATCAGGGTAGTGAAAAACGAGAAGATTTCTGCTGTTGAAGAAAAGGCTGGCGAACTGGCGGAACAAAGGATAATTGAGCTTTTGGCGCCGCTGCCGGAAAAAGACGGTGGGGCCAAAAACCCCTTTGAAGTTTTTTTCGGGGGCGGACAGCAGGACCAGACCACGGATGATGAACACAGCCAGCACATCAAGAGGCTGCAGTTCGAACGGGATACCCTTAAGGAAAAGCTGGCTGCAGGGAAACTGGAGAACGAGTATCTTGAGATAGAGGTTGAAGATACCGGAACCCCTATGGTGGAGGTCTTTACAGGTGCTGGTGTCGAAGAAATGGGGATAAATATCCAGGATATGCTGGGGGGAATATTTCCTAAAAAGAAGAAGCATCGTAAGCTTACTGTCGGGGAAGCGCGTAAAATCCTGGTCCAGCAGGAGGCGCAAAAGCTTATCGACATGGATGAAGTTGTTTCCATAGCAGTGGATCGGGCGGAACAGTCAGGGATTATTTTCCTTGACGAAATAGATAAGATAGCGGGACAGGAAAGCGGTTCCGGGCCTGACGTATCCAGGGGCGGGGTGCAGCGGGATATCCTGCCGATTGTGGAAGGCTCCACAGTAATGACAAAATATGGACCGGTTAAAACAGATTATATCCTTTTTATAGCAGCTGGTGCTTTTCATGTTTCCAAACCCTCAGACCTGATTCCCGAACTGCAGGGGCGTTTTCCAATCCGTGTTGAACTGGAAAGCCTTACCGAGGCTGACTTTAAACAGATTCTTACCGAACCTCAGAATGCCTTGATTAAGCAATATACAGCTTTGCTGGAAACAGAAGGGGTTAGTTTAAAATTTACTGAAAATTCTCTTGATGAAATAGCTAAAATAGCTTATACTGTTAATGAACAGACAGAAAATATCGGCGCTCGACGTTTACATACAATTTTAGAGAAATTATTGGAGGATATTGCGTTTGATGCGCCTGATATCGAGGTAAAAGATATTTCGGTAGATTGTGAATACGTTCGCAATAAACTTCAGGATGTTGTTCAAAACCAGGACTTAAGCCGTTATATCTTATAA
- the codY gene encoding GTP-sensing pleiotropic transcriptional regulator CodY — protein MKDLLERTREINKLLQKAAGNPVDFQEMADVLTENIESNTYIVGRRGKLLGFSFVDKFDCDVIRDIIENAERFPESYNESLLRIIETKANFNEKSNTCVFHIENQCVFQDKVMTVVPIAGGGERLGTLVLAKFNEQFTNEDLVLAEYGATVVGMEVLRIKAERVEEEARKKAAVQIALGTLSYSELEAIEHIFEELEGDEGLLVASKIADRVGITRSVIVNALRKFESAGVIESKSLGMKGTYIRILNERLLDELHKLKH, from the coding sequence ATGAAGGATTTGCTGGAACGAACCCGGGAGATTAATAAACTGCTTCAGAAGGCTGCCGGAAACCCGGTCGATTTTCAGGAAATGGCCGATGTCTTGACTGAAAACATTGAATCAAATACTTACATTGTTGGCAGAAGAGGGAAGCTTCTCGGGTTTTCTTTTGTGGACAAGTTTGACTGTGATGTTATTAGGGATATCATTGAAAATGCAGAACGTTTTCCTGAGAGTTATAATGAGTCGCTGCTAAGGATTATTGAAACAAAAGCCAACTTTAATGAGAAATCAAATACCTGTGTTTTTCATATTGAGAATCAGTGTGTTTTTCAGGATAAGGTAATGACAGTAGTACCTATAGCAGGTGGAGGGGAAAGGCTGGGTACGCTGGTGCTGGCGAAATTTAACGAGCAGTTTACCAATGAGGACCTGGTTTTGGCCGAATATGGCGCAACAGTGGTCGGCATGGAGGTTCTTCGAATAAAAGCAGAACGTGTTGAAGAAGAAGCCCGTAAAAAGGCTGCTGTGCAGATTGCCCTGGGAACCCTTTCTTATTCTGAACTGGAAGCAATTGAACATATTTTCGAAGAGCTTGAAGGTGATGAAGGCCTGTTGGTAGCCAGCAAGATTGCTGACAGGGTAGGAATTACCCGCTCTGTTATCGTCAATGCCCTAAGAAAGTTTGAAAGTGCCGGGGTTATTGAGTCCAAATCGCTGGGCATGAAAGGGACTTATATTAGGATATTGAATGAGCGGCTGTTGGATGAGCTGCATAAGCTGAAACATTAA
- the ligD gene encoding non-homologous end-joining DNA ligase — translation MDREVIVAGKSLRLTNLEKTMWPGDSINKAGLIKYYAEIADILLPHLRDRLFVMSRYPDGIDGEMFYQKDCPGYAPEWVKTFPVRSPEAGKTINYIICNDLPTLLWLANQACIELHIWLAKAPEINYPDIMVFDLDPMPPAGFADTLEVAVLVKEALDQFGLYGYPKTSGATGLHVFVPVKPEYTYSEVRDAVEFICRQVHAVFPGKTTMERLVADRGGKVYLDYLQNTRGKTMTFQYSLRPVPGAPVSAPLTWEEVRQGKVRPGDFNSGNVLDRIRQVGDLYGDFLRPGQGLQKLVAMVR, via the coding sequence TTGGATAGAGAGGTTATTGTCGCCGGAAAAAGCCTTCGACTGACAAACCTGGAAAAAACGATGTGGCCCGGTGATAGTATAAATAAGGCGGGACTTATTAAGTATTATGCTGAAATTGCAGATATCCTGCTGCCACATCTGAGGGACAGGCTGTTCGTAATGAGCCGGTATCCTGATGGGATTGATGGGGAGATGTTCTATCAGAAGGATTGTCCGGGGTATGCTCCGGAATGGGTGAAAACATTTCCGGTGAGGTCGCCTGAGGCAGGTAAAACGATAAACTATATTATTTGTAATGACCTGCCTACACTATTATGGCTGGCCAATCAGGCCTGTATAGAACTTCATATCTGGCTGGCCAAGGCGCCGGAAATAAACTACCCCGATATTATGGTTTTTGATCTGGACCCGATGCCTCCGGCAGGTTTTGCTGACACACTTGAGGTTGCTGTTTTGGTAAAAGAGGCTCTGGACCAGTTTGGCCTTTACGGATATCCCAAGACCTCGGGCGCCACGGGCCTGCATGTCTTTGTTCCCGTCAAGCCTGAATATACCTATAGTGAGGTTCGGGATGCCGTAGAGTTTATCTGCCGTCAGGTGCATGCGGTTTTTCCCGGCAAGACGACCATGGAAAGATTAGTGGCCGACCGGGGAGGGAAGGTTTACTTGGATTACCTGCAGAATACCCGGGGCAAGACTATGACTTTTCAATACAGCCTGCGTCCGGTCCCCGGAGCGCCGGTATCGGCGCCGCTGACCTGGGAAGAGGTCAGGCAGGGCAAGGTACGTCCCGGTGATTTTAACAGCGGTAATGTCTTGGACAGAATCAGGCAGGTCGGGGATCTTTATGGGGATTTTCTCAGACCTGGCCAGGGGCTGCAAAAACTGGTAGCAATGGTACGCTAA
- the flgC gene encoding flagellar basal body rod protein FlgC — protein sequence MNLFKALDISASGMTAQRLRMDLISENIANINTTRTEAGGPYRRKMAIFEARGPESSFAGILGRTLEQQKTGAGVRVLGINEDKSPFKMVYDPNHPDANDEGYVSMPNVNIVTEMVNMISATRSYEANVTATKASKDIALKAMEIGK from the coding sequence ATGAATCTTTTTAAGGCATTAGATATCAGCGCATCCGGAATGACGGCACAGAGGCTGAGGATGGACCTCATTTCTGAAAATATAGCTAATATTAATACTACCAGAACCGAGGCGGGAGGACCTTACCGCCGGAAGATGGCTATTTTCGAGGCCAGGGGACCGGAAAGCAGTTTTGCGGGGATCCTGGGCAGAACTCTAGAACAGCAAAAGACAGGTGCCGGGGTAAGGGTTTTAGGGATAAATGAAGACAAGAGCCCTTTTAAAATGGTTTATGACCCCAATCACCCTGATGCCAATGATGAGGGATATGTGAGCATGCCCAATGTCAACATTGTGACTGAAATGGTAAATATGATTTCAGCCACCAGGTCATATGAGGCCAATGTAACGGCTACAAAAGCCTCCAAGGACATTGCGCTCAAGGCTATGGAAATTGGAAAGTAA
- the topA gene encoding type I DNA topoisomerase produces the protein MSKYLVIVESPAKAKTIGKFLGKKYTVKASMGHIRDLPRSQFGVDVEKNFDPKYITIRGKGDILKELRSAAKKSTHILLATDPDREGEAIAWHLQYQLQINEKEKCRVEFNEITKDAVQKAMKSPRTIDEPRVDAQQARRVLDRLVGYNLSPLLWRKVKKGLSAGRVQSVAVRLVCDREEEIKAFVPEEYWSLTGIFRKKGNKSDITAKLLKHNKKKINILNKTEMDRVMSDLKEVDYVIDDIKKREKKRNPSPPFTTSTMQQEAYRKLNFAARKTMQVAQQLYEGLDIGPEGTVGLVTYIRTDSTRISETAQEETAQYILDNYGADYKPGKARQYQTKGRTQNAHEAIRPTTIIHEPEKIKKFLSRDQYKLYKLIWERFLASQMSSAVVDTTTVDIMAGEYTFRATGSVVKFPGFMKVYTESRDNGDKEESGSLPADLEKGSSLEKKGLEPKQHFTQPPPRYSDASLIKALEENGIGRPSTYAPIVETIQKRGYIIKEEKQFFPTELGFVVVDLLKEHFSDIINIQFTAAMEDKLDSIEEGATDWIEIIREFYTPFKETLEKAEKNIGVIEIEDEVSDEVCDLCGRNLVIKMGRYGKFLACPGFPECRNTKPLLETIGVSCPQCGGDVVLKRSKKGRKFYGCSNYPDCDFVSWDQPTDKRCPQCSKVLVQKSVSGKGTVLKCSGSDCKYQEKAAVVE, from the coding sequence TTGTCAAAGTATCTGGTGATTGTAGAGTCGCCTGCCAAGGCCAAAACCATAGGAAAATTTCTTGGCAAAAAGTATACTGTAAAGGCATCTATGGGACATATCAGGGATTTGCCCAGAAGCCAGTTTGGAGTAGATGTGGAAAAGAACTTTGACCCTAAGTACATCACTATCAGGGGCAAAGGTGATATTTTGAAGGAACTGCGCAGCGCAGCCAAAAAGTCCACTCATATCTTGCTGGCCACTGACCCTGACCGGGAGGGTGAGGCAATTGCATGGCATCTGCAGTACCAGCTGCAGATCAATGAAAAGGAAAAGTGCCGGGTAGAATTTAATGAAATTACAAAAGATGCCGTCCAAAAGGCGATGAAGTCCCCGCGCACCATTGATGAGCCCAGAGTAGATGCCCAGCAGGCCAGAAGGGTTTTGGACCGCCTGGTCGGCTATAATCTCAGCCCGCTGCTCTGGAGAAAAGTTAAAAAAGGGCTTAGCGCCGGTCGTGTTCAGTCAGTAGCGGTGCGGCTGGTTTGTGACCGGGAAGAAGAAATTAAGGCATTTGTTCCTGAAGAATATTGGTCCTTGACAGGTATTTTCAGGAAAAAAGGCAATAAGAGTGATATTACCGCAAAACTTCTGAAACATAATAAAAAGAAAATAAACATCTTAAACAAAACTGAGATGGACAGAGTCATGTCAGACCTTAAAGAGGTTGACTATGTCATCGATGACATCAAGAAAAGAGAAAAGAAGCGGAATCCATCCCCGCCCTTTACAACAAGTACGATGCAGCAGGAAGCTTACCGGAAGCTGAATTTTGCGGCCCGGAAAACCATGCAGGTGGCCCAGCAGCTTTATGAGGGTTTGGATATTGGTCCTGAAGGTACGGTAGGTCTGGTTACATATATCAGAACAGATTCCACCAGAATCTCTGAAACAGCTCAGGAGGAGACAGCACAATATATCCTTGATAACTATGGGGCCGACTATAAGCCTGGCAAGGCAAGGCAGTACCAAACCAAGGGCCGGACCCAAAATGCCCATGAGGCTATCAGGCCGACAACCATTATCCACGAACCTGAAAAGATTAAAAAGTTTCTCAGCAGGGACCAGTATAAACTATATAAACTGATTTGGGAGCGGTTCCTGGCAAGCCAGATGAGTTCTGCGGTGGTGGATACCACGACGGTAGATATTATGGCCGGAGAGTATACTTTCAGGGCAACCGGTTCAGTGGTGAAATTCCCCGGGTTCATGAAGGTTTACACTGAAAGCCGGGACAATGGTGACAAAGAGGAATCTGGGTCACTGCCTGCGGATTTGGAAAAGGGCAGCTCTCTTGAAAAAAAAGGCCTGGAACCGAAACAGCATTTTACCCAGCCGCCTCCGCGATATTCGGATGCCAGTCTTATTAAGGCCCTTGAGGAAAACGGGATAGGCCGCCCGAGTACCTATGCGCCAATAGTGGAGACAATCCAAAAGAGGGGCTATATAATAAAGGAAGAAAAACAGTTTTTCCCCACAGAGCTGGGTTTTGTGGTGGTTGACCTGTTGAAGGAGCATTTTTCCGATATTATTAATATACAGTTTACTGCTGCCATGGAGGATAAGCTTGACAGCATAGAAGAGGGCGCTACCGACTGGATAGAAATTATCCGTGAATTTTATACTCCGTTTAAAGAAACACTGGAAAAGGCGGAAAAAAACATCGGTGTCATTGAGATAGAAGACGAGGTAAGTGATGAGGTTTGTGACCTGTGCGGACGTAATCTGGTTATTAAAATGGGAAGGTATGGCAAGTTTCTGGCCTGCCCTGGTTTTCCCGAATGCCGGAATACCAAACCCCTTTTGGAGACTATCGGGGTTTCCTGCCCTCAATGCGGAGGAGACGTAGTTTTGAAGAGAAGTAAAAAGGGTCGGAAGTTTTACGGGTGCAGCAACTACCCGGATTGTGACTTTGTCTCTTGGGACCAGCCTACAGATAAGAGATGTCCTCAATGCAGCAAAGTTCTGGTGCAGAAATCCGTAAGCGGTAAAGGAACGGTTCTTAAATGCTCGGGTAGCGACTGTAAATACCAGGAAAAAGCAGCAGTTGTTGAATAA